From a region of the Arvicanthis niloticus isolate mArvNil1 chromosome 6, mArvNil1.pat.X, whole genome shotgun sequence genome:
- the Haghl gene encoding hydroxyacylglutathione hydrolase-like protein isoform X1, whose amino-acid sequence MKVKVIPVLEDNYMYLIIEEHTREAVAVDVAVAKRLLEIAGREGVSLTTVLSTHHHWDHTRGNAELAHLRPGLAIMGADERICALTRRLEHGEELQFGAIHVRCLLTPGHTSGHMSYFLWEDECPDPPALFSGTLQPGLIHLLNSTVPSLPASDPFCSLGDALSVAGCGWHLEDTAQQMYQSLAKTLGTLPPQTKVFCGHEHTLSNLEFAQKVEPCNNHVQAKLSWAQKRDDDDVPTVPSTLGEELMYNPFLRVTEDPVRAFTGQVAPAQVLEVLCRERARFQRALEPPQPQVRALLALQWGLLSTRQEK is encoded by the exons ATGAAGGTCAAAGTCATCCCGGTACTTGAAGACAACTACATGTACCTGATCATTGAGGAACACACACGGGAGGCCGTGGCTGTAGACGTGGCTGTGGCCAAGAGG CTGCTGGAGATTGCAGGCCGTGAGGGAGTGTCTCTGACCACAGTGCTGTCCACCCATCATCACTG GGACCACACACGTGGAAATGCAGAGCTGGCACACCTGCGGCCGGGATTGGCTATCATGGGAGCAGATGAGCGCATCTGTGCACTAACACGCAGGCTGGAACACGGAGAAGAGCTTCAG TTTGGGGCCATCCACGTGCGATGCCTCTTGACGCCGGGCCACACCTCTGGCCACATGAGCTACTTCCTGTGGGAGGATGAATGCCCGGACCCACCAGCCCTCTTCTCTGGTACCTTGCAGCCTGGACTAATCCACCTACTCAATTCCACTGTGCCCTCCCTACCCGCTTCTGACCCTTTTTGCTCCCTAGGGGATGCTCTGTCAGTGGCAGGCTGTGGCTGGCACCTGGAGGACACTGCCCAGCAGATGTACCAGAGCTTGGCCAAGACTCTGGGTACCCTTCCACCCCAGACG AAGGTGTTCTGTGGTCATGAGCATACGCTGAGCAACCTTGAGTTTGCACAGAAAGTGGAGCCCTGCAACAACCACGTGCAAGCGAAGCTGTCCTGGGCCCAG AAgagggatgatgatgatgtacCTACTGTGCCTTCGACACTGGGCGAGGAGCTCATGTACAACCCTTTCCTAAGGGTGAC AGAGGATCCAGTTCGTGCGTTTACAGGCCAGGTGGCCCCAGCCCAGGTCCTGGAGGTCCTCTGCAGGGAGCGAGCACGCTTCCAGCGTGCTTTGGAGCCACCTCAGCCCCAGGTTCGGGCACTCCTGGCCTTACAGTGGGGGCTCCTGAGCACACGCCAGGAAAAGTGA
- the Haghl gene encoding hydroxyacylglutathione hydrolase-like protein isoform X2, producing MKVKVIPVLEDNYMYLIIEEHTREAVAVDVAVAKRLLEIAGREGVSLTTVLSTHHHWDHTRGNAELAHLRPGLAIMGADERICALTRRLEHGEELQFGAIHVRCLLTPGHTSGHMSYFLWEDECPDPPALFSGDALSVAGCGWHLEDTAQQMYQSLAKTLGTLPPQTKVFCGHEHTLSNLEFAQKVEPCNNHVQAKLSWAQKRDDDDVPTVPSTLGEELMYNPFLRVTEDPVRAFTGQVAPAQVLEVLCRERARFQRALEPPQPQVRALLALQWGLLSTRQEK from the exons ATGAAGGTCAAAGTCATCCCGGTACTTGAAGACAACTACATGTACCTGATCATTGAGGAACACACACGGGAGGCCGTGGCTGTAGACGTGGCTGTGGCCAAGAGG CTGCTGGAGATTGCAGGCCGTGAGGGAGTGTCTCTGACCACAGTGCTGTCCACCCATCATCACTG GGACCACACACGTGGAAATGCAGAGCTGGCACACCTGCGGCCGGGATTGGCTATCATGGGAGCAGATGAGCGCATCTGTGCACTAACACGCAGGCTGGAACACGGAGAAGAGCTTCAG TTTGGGGCCATCCACGTGCGATGCCTCTTGACGCCGGGCCACACCTCTGGCCACATGAGCTACTTCCTGTGGGAGGATGAATGCCCGGACCCACCAGCCCTCTTCTCTG GGGATGCTCTGTCAGTGGCAGGCTGTGGCTGGCACCTGGAGGACACTGCCCAGCAGATGTACCAGAGCTTGGCCAAGACTCTGGGTACCCTTCCACCCCAGACG AAGGTGTTCTGTGGTCATGAGCATACGCTGAGCAACCTTGAGTTTGCACAGAAAGTGGAGCCCTGCAACAACCACGTGCAAGCGAAGCTGTCCTGGGCCCAG AAgagggatgatgatgatgtacCTACTGTGCCTTCGACACTGGGCGAGGAGCTCATGTACAACCCTTTCCTAAGGGTGAC AGAGGATCCAGTTCGTGCGTTTACAGGCCAGGTGGCCCCAGCCCAGGTCCTGGAGGTCCTCTGCAGGGAGCGAGCACGCTTCCAGCGTGCTTTGGAGCCACCTCAGCCCCAGGTTCGGGCACTCCTGGCCTTACAGTGGGGGCTCCTGAGCACACGCCAGGAAAAGTGA